In Triticum aestivum cultivar Chinese Spring chromosome 5B, IWGSC CS RefSeq v2.1, whole genome shotgun sequence, the following proteins share a genomic window:
- the LOC123114447 gene encoding putative disease resistance protein RGA1 encodes MMSAAAEQVAGGFSSAVIQRAVDKVIDFLESNYNLSHATEELLTKLHTSLTMVKAITEVADNQLITSTSLTKWLRNLHDAAYEAEDVLDKFDCQDIVLGKRKMSELVSSSIRALKSLVVPDESMKRLEYVVQKLDHLCATSNTFLELLKQSSSSSIKEGVGGETTSRVPVDVKLFGRDEVLELILRIILGSSGSEPESSSIRAKHGARYTIGGIDVIPIVGMSGVGKTTLAQVIYNHENVKGHFGHRAWVYVSKHFGVKRTLQEMLCSIKGNDSSFDRADSLETVVNNIQNVIRHGRFFLVLDSVWDEMCDQWSSLLTAIAGEVPGSVILVTTQSKRVADTVATMCQVPLAPLPWESFWSAFQYYAFGTTGPVAENNQTLLLIGEQIAKKLDGLPLAAKVMGNLLRSRFTIHQWRSILESDWWDLSEVLCEILPYMGISYQDLQPRQRQCFAFCSIFPGNYLFDKDRLVNMWISHDFIEQSESGGTRLEDVGGKLFDELVQRSFFQATFDKRRYTMHDLVRALAIGVSSYECFLHKETSRRASPTARHLALQVSNQLHIHELNKYKNLRTILLFGHCDSTEICDVVDNMLANSRSIRVLDLSYLEVLTNMPAHISSLKKLRFFDLSFTRVNNLRNFPCNLHALYLRGYTRNSIPQSVNTLANLRHLYVDATALSLIPGIGQLSQLQELENFSVGKRNGFMINELKNMQELSGKICISNIHVIKNTLEAADANMIGKKHLEALVLKGRNVSKDVLEGLQPHSNLQELMIEGYGATTLPSWILQGHIFTKLQSIHVGSCRLLAVLPPFGKFASLKHLTLDNLPSVKHVDGTHFGCLPNLEDFKVSSMTSWIDWSHAEEDHGPLLPHLTRFELHNCPLLEKVPNLSSMSSLSELNISACGNFAKALPQYVGLLACLKKLRISYCDHPLLFSGHQLKSLDYLHLRKCGSLRLIDGLQCFPNLRDIDVLGCPGILTELQDQSVRQDEQDLLHLSSIVTDISLLNKNFFVPSVCALCIVYLEALHFTPEQEEWFGQLISVEKIEFAYCYFLQRLPSTLNRLTSLKVLSIRETKPLSLEGVVPQNLQELIMDGFVMEDNFKPGGSDWLNISHVPYIRLNGKTVQNLSINAASSSSNHQI; translated from the coding sequence ATGATGTCTGCAGCTGCAGAGCAGGTGGCCGGTGGCTTCTCATCAGCAGTTATCCAGCGTGCTGTTGACAAGGTGATTGACTTCCTTGAGAGCAACTATAATCTGAGCCATGCTACTGAAGAGCTTTTGACCAAACTCCACACAAGCCTCACCATGGTGAAGGCCATCACCGAGGTCGCTGATAACCAGCTTATCACCAGCACTAGTCTTACCAAGTGGCTAAGGAACCTCCATGATGCTGCCTATGAAGCTGAGGATGTGCTTGACAAGTTTGACTGTCAAGACATTGTCCTCGGAAAGCGCAAGATGAGCGAGCTCGTTTCGTCGTCGATTAGGGCCCTTAAAAGTTTGGTTGTACCTGATGAGAGCATGAAAAGGCTTGAATATGTTGTGCAGAAGCTAGATCACCTCTGTGCAACCTCCAACACATTTCTGGAGCTCTTAAAGCAGAGTAGTTCATCATCCATCAAGGAGGGAGTTGGGGGAGAGACTACTTCTCGTGTTCCAGTTGATGTCAAGCTGTTTGGACGCGATGAAGTTCTAGAGTTGATACTGAGAATTATTTTGGGTTCATCTGGCTCTGAACCAGAATCCAGCAGCATAAGAGCAAAACATGGGGCAAGGTACACCATTGGTGGTATTGATGTCATCCCAATTGTTGGTATGAGCGGGGTTGGGAAGACAACCCTTGCTCAAGTCATTTACAATCATGAAAATGTGAAGGGTCACTTTGGGCACAGAGCATGGGTGTATGTTTCAAAACATTTCGGAGTGAAAAGGACGTTGCAGGAGATGTTGTGCTCCATTAAAGGAAATGATTCATCTTTTGACCGTGCTGATAGTCTAGAGACAGTTGTCAACAATATTCAAAATGTCATCCGGCATGGAAGATTCTTTCTTGTGCTTGATAGTGTTTGGGATGAGATGTGTGATCAGTGGAGTAGTTTGCTTACTGCCATAGCTGGTGAAGTACCGGGAAGTGTAATTCTTGTCACAACACAAAGCAAAAGGGTTGCAGACACAGTAGCAACAATGTGTCAAGTTCCACTAGCACCTTTGCCATGGGAGAGTTTTTGGTCAGCTTTCCAGTATTATGCTTTTGGCACCACCGGTCCTGTGGCAGAGAACAATCAGACTCTTCTGTTAATTGGTGAGCAAATAGCAAAAAAACTAGATGGCTTGCCATTAGCAGCAAAAGTAATGGGAAATCTGTTAAGATCCAGATTTACCATACACCAGTGGAGAAGCATCCTTGAGAGCGATTGGTGGGACCTGAGTGAAGTTCTTTGTGAAATCCTTCCATACATGGGAATTAGTTATCAAGATCTACAGCCTAGACAAAGGCAGTGCTTCGCTTTCTGTTCGATTTTTCCAGGAAATTACTTGTTTGATAAAGATAGATTGGTCAATATGTGGATTTCTCACGATTTCATTGAACAAAGCGAATCTGGTGGCACTAGATTAGAGGACGTTGGAGGTAAATTGTTTGATGAACTTGTGCAAAGATCATTTTTCCAGGCTACATTTGATAAAAGGAGGTACACTATGCACGATCTAGTACGGGCTCTGGCAATTGGTGTTTCTTCATATGAATGTTTTCTCCACAAAGAGACCTCACGCAGAGCATCACCAACTGCTCGCCATTTGGCTCTGCAAGTTAGTAATCAACTGCACATTCATGAACTCAACAAGTATAAAAATCTGCGGACAATCTTACTGTTTGGTCATTGTGACAGTACTGAAATTTGTGATGTTGTTGACAATATGTTAGCCAACTCAAGAAGCATTCGAGTTTTAGACTTATCTTATTTGGAAGTGCTGACAAATATGCCTGCCCACATTTCATCCTTAAAGAAATTGAGGTTCTTTGATCTTTCTTTCACAAGAGTCAATAATTTGCGCAACTTCCCTTGTAATCTTCATGCTTTATACCTCCGTGGATATACCCGCAATTCTATTCCTCAAAGTGTTAATACACTCGCCAATTTGCGGCACTTGTATGTTGACGCTACAGCTCTCTCTTTGATTCCTGGTATTGGGCAACTGAGTCAACTTCAAGAATTGGAGAACTTCAGTGTTGGAAAGAGAAACGGATTCATGATAAATGAATTGAAAAACATGCAAGAGCTATCTGGGAAAATTTGCATAAGCAATATCCACGTCATTAAGAACACACTTGAGGCAGCCGATGCCAATATGATTGGGAAGAAACACCTTGAAGCCTTGGTGTTGAAGGGGAGAAATGTATCCAAAGATGTACTTGAAGGATTGCAGCCACACTCAAATCTTCAAGAGCTCATGATCGAAGGTTACGGGGCCACAACTTTACCTAGCTGGATCTTGCAAGGCCACATCTTCACAAAACTGCAGTCTATTCATGTTGGAAGCTGCCGACTTCTAGCTGTACTTCCGCCATTTGGAAAATTCGCTTCACTCAAGCATCTCACTCTTGATAACTTGCCATCGGTGAAGCATGTTGATGGAACACATTTTGGTTGCCTCCCAAATTTGGAGGACTTCAAAGTTTCTTCGATGACATCTTGGATAGATTGGTCACATGCAGAAGAAGATCATGGCCCTCTCCTTCCACATCTCACAAGGTTTGAACTTCACAATTGTCCTTTACTGGAAAAAGTGCCCAACCtatcatccatgtcttcattgtcAGAACTTAACATTTCAGCTTGTGGGAACTTTGCCAAGGCACTCCCACAATATGTAGGACTATTAGCATGTCTCAAAAAATTAAGGATATCTTACTGTGATCACCCACTGCTATTCTCTGGGCATCAGTTGAAGTCACTGGATTATCTACATCTTCGAAAATGTGGATCTCTACGTTTGATTGATGGGCTACAATGTTTTCCCAACCTCAGGGATATTGATGTTCTTGGTTGTCCTGGCATTCTTACTGAATTACAAGACCAATCGGTTAGACAAGATGAGCAGGATTTACTTCATCTTAGCAGTATAGTTACAGATATTAGCTTGCTAAATAAGAACTTTTTTGTCCCCTCAGTGTGTGCTCTGTGCATCGTTTATCTGGAGGCCCTTCATTTTACCCCAGAGCAGGAGGAGTGGTTTGGACAACTAATATCTGTCGAAAAAATCGAGTTTGCTTACTGCTATTTTCTGCAACGACTCCCTTCTACACTAAACAGACTTACCTCCTTAAAAGTACTTAGTATCAGGGAGACAAAACCCCTGTCGCTGGAAGGAGTTGTGCCACAGAACCTCCAAGAATTGATTATGGATGGCTTCGTCATGGAAGACAATTTCAAACCTGGAGGATCAGATTGGCTGAACATCTCTCATGTTCCATACATTCGGCTTAATGGGAAGACAGTCCAAAACCTGTCAATTAATGCTGCTTCATCGTCTTCAAACCACCAAATTTGA